One genomic segment of Pseudomonas chlororaphis subsp. aurantiaca includes these proteins:
- a CDS encoding class I SAM-dependent methyltransferase, which translates to MSHELEVEALFDEWAIEDGAVDMAREHWARVEPVLSALEPSTGRYLEIGPGNGYALEYMARSKFASGHCLAVELSQEMARMCATRVSDLDNVEIDVESFLNWRPPAGRHFDLIFSMEVFYYFEDIAAAIEKAASLLAPGGELIVMVDYYEESHESQDWAQELGVKLTRWPQARYLDAFKATGLQAVTQEVKSGGVHEHGLTLCTRGKRP; encoded by the coding sequence ATGAGTCACGAACTGGAAGTCGAGGCGCTCTTCGACGAGTGGGCCATCGAGGATGGCGCGGTGGACATGGCCCGGGAACATTGGGCCCGGGTCGAGCCTGTGCTGTCCGCCCTTGAACCATCTACAGGGCGTTACCTGGAGATCGGGCCGGGCAATGGTTACGCCCTGGAGTACATGGCCAGGTCGAAGTTCGCCAGCGGGCATTGCCTTGCCGTGGAACTCAGCCAGGAAATGGCCCGCATGTGCGCCACCAGGGTGTCCGACCTGGATAACGTCGAGATCGATGTCGAGAGCTTCCTGAACTGGCGCCCGCCAGCAGGCCGCCATTTCGATCTGATCTTCTCCATGGAGGTGTTCTATTACTTCGAGGACATCGCCGCCGCCATCGAGAAAGCCGCCAGCCTGCTGGCGCCGGGCGGAGAACTGATCGTCATGGTCGACTACTACGAGGAAAGCCACGAGTCGCAGGACTGGGCGCAAGAGCTGGGCGTGAAGCTGACGCGCTGGCCGCAAGCTCGCTATCTCGACGCCTTCAAGGCGACGGGCTTGCAGGCGGTGACCCAGGAGGTGAAAAGCGGTGGCGTGCACGAGCACGGGCTGACGCTTTGCACCCGGGGCAAGCGCCCTTAG
- a CDS encoding PQQ-binding-like beta-propeller repeat protein: MLDWHVKPTHQRTIPCAERVWSIPCRIGEDRIVFGCWDNSLQCVSLRDGAHQWRFATQGPVYSSPAVSDDGSFVVGCEDHVLRRISQDGECLWAFHAQGPFHASPTIDPARSIVYAGSYDHTLYALDHASGRLLWKQSFDEQVEDDLYSSPALDADGNVIVGTDNILMCFRPDGEERWRITETGRFEGTAAIDHASGRGVIGTEVDGKIIVFETKSGTVLRQFHTDGFVVSCPSLSPQGVAYVGSNDGHVYGIDLHSLQCLWRVNLECEFRYTPFTVLPSGDALLVGTDERLHCLAQRTGESLWRLEHSGGFHSSPLLTDDGHLVIGSHRNAVHFYRWIR; encoded by the coding sequence TCGGCGAGGACCGCATCGTTTTCGGCTGCTGGGACAACAGCCTGCAGTGCGTCAGCCTGCGCGATGGCGCGCACCAGTGGCGTTTCGCGACCCAGGGGCCGGTCTACAGCTCTCCTGCGGTGTCGGACGATGGCAGTTTCGTGGTGGGTTGCGAGGACCATGTCTTGCGCCGGATAAGCCAGGATGGCGAATGCCTCTGGGCCTTTCATGCTCAGGGGCCATTCCATGCCAGCCCGACCATCGATCCAGCCAGAAGCATCGTCTACGCAGGCAGCTACGATCATACGCTGTACGCCCTTGACCATGCCTCGGGCAGGTTGCTGTGGAAGCAGTCGTTCGACGAGCAGGTAGAGGACGATCTCTACAGCTCGCCAGCACTGGATGCGGACGGCAATGTCATCGTCGGCACCGACAATATCCTGATGTGCTTCAGGCCCGACGGCGAGGAGCGCTGGAGAATCACCGAAACCGGCAGGTTCGAAGGCACCGCGGCGATCGACCATGCCTCGGGGCGTGGTGTCATAGGCACGGAAGTCGACGGCAAGATCATCGTGTTCGAGACCAAAAGCGGTACGGTCCTCAGGCAATTTCACACCGATGGCTTCGTGGTGTCTTGCCCGAGCCTGTCCCCGCAGGGGGTGGCGTACGTCGGCAGCAATGACGGGCATGTGTACGGGATCGACCTGCACAGCCTGCAATGCCTGTGGCGGGTCAACCTGGAGTGCGAGTTCAGGTACACGCCCTTTACCGTGCTGCCTTCCGGCGATGCCTTGCTGGTCGGCACGGATGAGCGCCTGCATTGCCTGGCGCAACGCACCGGCGAGAGCCTGTGGCGCCTGGAGCACAGTGGCGGTTTTCATTCCTCGCCACTGCTTACGGATGACGGTCACCTGGTGATCGGCTCGCATCGCAACGCCGTACATTTCTATCGATGGATCCGCTGA